In Rutidosis leptorrhynchoides isolate AG116_Rl617_1_P2 chromosome 2, CSIRO_AGI_Rlap_v1, whole genome shotgun sequence, one genomic interval encodes:
- the LOC139889825 gene encoding secreted RxLR effector protein 161-like, with protein sequence MIGSLLYLTASRPDIMFATCLCARYQANPKDSHYKAVKRIFRYLKGTLNLGLWYPKGSGFDLIGYTNADYAGCKLDRKSTSGGCQLLGGKLVSWSSRKQNFVATLTAEAEYVAAGGCCAQLLWMQHQLADYDVILTKTPIMCDNESAIAENPVFHSRTKHIEIRHHFIRDCV encoded by the coding sequence ATGATTGGATCTTTATTATATCTAACTGCTAGCAGACCTGATATCATGTTTGCAACATGTTTATGTGCAAGATATCAGGCAAACCCAAAGGACTCACATTATAAGGCTGTTAAAAGAATTTTCAGGTATTTGAAGGGGACTCTAAATTTGGGTCTGTGGTATCCCAAGGGGTCTGGTTTTGATCTTATTGGATATACAAATGCTGATTATGCAGGTTGTAAGTTGGATAGAAAAAGCACTTCAGGTGGTTGTCAGTTATTGGGAGGAAAATTGGTTAGTTGGTCAAGTAGAAAGCAAAATTTTGTTGCTACTTTAACTGCAGAAGCTGAGTATGTTGCTGCTGGTGGTTGTTGTGCTCAACTGTTATGGATGCAACATCAATTGGCAGATTATGATGTGATTTTGACAAAGACTCCTATTATGTGCGACAATGAAAGTGCTATTGCTGAAAATCCCGTGTTTCATTCAAGAACTAAACACATTGAGATTAGGCATCACTTCATCAGGGATTGTGTTTAA